GATAGAAGTAGTAAAAGAATTAGGGTTGAACACCAAGGTTTTGATTCAAGGTAATATTAAAGAATCTGAACTTTATTCAACTCCACCTGTGAAATTAAATTTTATAGCCCCGGATTCTATTATCAATAGGGCTAAGTTGAACTTTTTTCTTACTATTTCTTCTTCTACTACCTTTGGTTATACAGAGGAAGAAGATAAGCCAGTGAAAATATATGCTTTTGGTAAGAATGTTTCCACGCCTATAGGAGATATTGTTATTACACCAAACGTAGCGAACTTTGAAAGTTATAAGGATAAAAAACTTAGAGTTTCAGTGGTGCCAATTGAAGATGCTGCACAAGGCTATAGAGGAAGTGTATTAATCTCTACTTCTGATGAATATTCTAATATTTTGAATATTAGATTAGAGGATCCAATTAAGGAGAAGGCAGAAAATATGTTAAATACCTTAGTGGATGTTTATAATAGAAATGCTATTGAAGATAAACAAATAATAGCGGATCGAACCTCTAATTTTATTGAAGAAAGAATTGCTAATATCGCAGGACGATTATCTAGTGTTGATCAGTCGGCAGAAGACTTTAAAACAGAGAAAGGAGTTACTGATATAGCTTCTGAGACAAATGTTAATCTTAATGTTGGAGTTGCTAACCAGCAAGAGCTAGCGAATGCTAGAAACCAGCTTAATATGGCTGCTTCAATGCAGCAAATTGTTCAGCAACAAGGGGGCTACGAAGTCCTTCCTACTAATATAGGGCTTTCTGATCCTACTATTGCTAGTACTACGGATCGTTATAATCAACTTGTTTTAGAGCGTAAACGGTTATTGAAGAGCTCTAATGAAAAAAACCCGGTTATTGTAAACTTAGATCAGCAAATTGCCGGTTTAAAAAGCAGTATGCAATCCAGTTTGAACAGTACGGTTAACAATCTTGGAATGACGGTTAACTCACTTAGTGGTCAACAAGCTAGGTTTAATTCTAAAATTTATTCGGCACCAGCAAATGAAAAGGCATTGAGAGACATAACCCGTAAACAGCAAACTACGGAATCTCTATATCTATATTTATTACAAAAGAGGGAGGAATCTCAAATAGCGGTAGCGTCTACCTCTCCTAAATCTAAAATTGTAGATCATGCTTATGCGGTGAGTAAAATGCCAGTGTCCCCGAAGAAGCCTATTATATATTTGGCATCATTGATATTGGGGCTTTTGGTTCCTTTTTCCGTAATCTATGTAAAAGATTTAATGGATAATAAGGTGCACAATATGCATTCTTTGGAAAAACTTGTGAGTGAAGTTCCAGTTCTTGGAGAACTGCCAAGTTTAACTAAAAATGATGAAAAGTTTGTCGTTAAAGAAGATCGTTCTGTTCTAGCGGAATCTTTACGAATTATACGTACAAATTTAGATTATCTTCTGAAAACGAAAAAAAGTGATAATAAAGGACATGTGGTATATGTTACTTCTAGTGTTCCAGGAGAAGGGAAAACTTTTTTGTCTACTAATCTTTCAATGATATTGGCAAGTACAAATAAGAGAGTATTGCTAATAGGAGCAGATATACGAAACCCTAAATTATATACTTTCTTTACTAGTGGAGATGTTGATAAAATGTCCAAGGCTACTCGTAATAAAGATGCAGGATTGACAGAGTATTTATATGATAACACTTTAGACGTTAAAGATATAGTTAATCCTATGCTAGTTCATAGAAATACTATAGATGTGATTTACTCGGGACGTATACCTCCTAACCCAGCCGAGCTATTGATGAGTTCTCGAGTGGGACAATTAATAGATGAAGTTTCTAAAAATTACGACTATATAATTGTAGATACAGCTCCGTTAATGGTTGTTACAGATACCTTATTAATTAGCGATTATGCAGATTTGTTGTTATATGTCACAAGAGCGGGTGTAACCGAGTTAAGCGCAGTTGATTTTCCGATTAAATTGCAAAAAGAAGGAAAAATAAAAGGTTTATCCTTTATCGTAAACGATGTAGCTTCCTCTAATTTAGGTTATGGAGGGAAGTATGGGTATGGGTATGGGAAAACTCAGAAAAAGTGGTGGAAATTATAAAGATTGTATTTTTATATAGAGTAATAAAACCCCGAAATATTTCGGGGTTTTTATATTTAATTAGAAAATGTTTTTTAATTAGTTATTTTCGTCTTGTTAGTTAATTCTCCCGCAATATAGTTTTATCTGTATAATATGCTTTTTCTTAAATGGGAAAAATGGGTTGTCAACCTAAGGTTT
This genomic interval from Zobellia roscoffensis contains the following:
- a CDS encoding GumC family protein, with protein sequence MSLNTQNTLMNNSFDIKEKLNTYTSHWKWFLICVIFALILAYLNIRYSTPKYAVQTQVQILDEKGSGSELDLFKDLEVFGGAKTKVEDEIQIINSRSNWIEVVKELGLNTKVLIQGNIKESELYSTPPVKLNFIAPDSIINRAKLNFFLTISSSTTFGYTEEEDKPVKIYAFGKNVSTPIGDIVITPNVANFESYKDKKLRVSVVPIEDAAQGYRGSVLISTSDEYSNILNIRLEDPIKEKAENMLNTLVDVYNRNAIEDKQIIADRTSNFIEERIANIAGRLSSVDQSAEDFKTEKGVTDIASETNVNLNVGVANQQELANARNQLNMAASMQQIVQQQGGYEVLPTNIGLSDPTIASTTDRYNQLVLERKRLLKSSNEKNPVIVNLDQQIAGLKSSMQSSLNSTVNNLGMTVNSLSGQQARFNSKIYSAPANEKALRDITRKQQTTESLYLYLLQKREESQIAVASTSPKSKIVDHAYAVSKMPVSPKKPIIYLASLILGLLVPFSVIYVKDLMDNKVHNMHSLEKLVSEVPVLGELPSLTKNDEKFVVKEDRSVLAESLRIIRTNLDYLLKTKKSDNKGHVVYVTSSVPGEGKTFLSTNLSMILASTNKRVLLIGADIRNPKLYTFFTSGDVDKMSKATRNKDAGLTEYLYDNTLDVKDIVNPMLVHRNTIDVIYSGRIPPNPAELLMSSRVGQLIDEVSKNYDYIIVDTAPLMVVTDTLLISDYADLLLYVTRAGVTELSAVDFPIKLQKEGKIKGLSFIVNDVASSNLGYGGKYGYGYGKTQKKWWKL